The genome window agttttttcctcttttaatttaGAGCAAAGAAGGTGCCATCTGTACCAGAAAGCCTGCTGAAAAAGCGGCAGGCTTATGCGGCTATGAAAGCCAAACGTCAGAAGAAGATATTGGCTATAAAAAAGGTGAATACTTTATGATTCCTTAAGTTGAATTGCTTGTCTGTTGCAATATGGGCTATATGCTTATGTAACACAATACGGAAGTTTACAATATTTGGGTCTAGCAcgttggtatttttttaatgctttggactgaaatagattttttttttggtgggtggggGCAATAACAAACCAGTTCTGGGCAAAGTATACAGTTGTCTATAAGATTAAAGTTAGTCTTCTACAAAGCGAGAAGTTATGGCTTTTGTGGGAGTAAGCTTGATGCGTGGTAACGTTGTTCAGGGtaaagcagcactgctgcatAACATCTTCCAGATTCTCTAGAACATCACTGAGAGTATAAACTCCACAATGTGGGCAGATGTTCCTACCATCTGTGTTGTTTGTGGGAAGCTCTAGAATATGCTTTGTTATTTGAAGGTGATCTTCATGTTTTAAAAGATGTTATATGATGTTAAATTGATTTCAGTACCGTAAGACACAAAGAAAGCTCATCTATGCAAGAGCCCAAGCTTACCACAAGGAGTACAGGCACATGTATAGGCAGGAGATCCGTATGGCCAGGATGGCCCGAAAAGCTGGCAATTACTACGTTCCAGCGGAACCGAAACTGGCATTTGTGATCAGGATAAGAGGGTAAGATTGAATACAGATGTAAACAATTCTATGTTCAAAAGCACTGAAATTGGCTTTCCTGTTACTTGTTTAAAGCttaagtatataaataaaattaagcctTCCGCTGTTGTCTTGCAAAGTTGTTGATAGTAATGTTGTACATCCACCAGAGGCTTATTTAATGTAGCGCAAAATCATTTTGCTGGCTGTGTCTGCTGTCTTTAGGAATCCCTGTTTTCtaacaatcatagaatggtttgggttggaaggcactttaaagatcgtctagttccaacccccgtgcCATGGGTAGGGAAAGTTCCCACTAgaccaaagccccatccagcctggtcttgaacacttcgagggatggggcatccacagcttgcctgagcaacctgctccagtgtctcaccaccctcacaggacataatttcttcctcatatctaatctaaatttcccctctttcagtttaaaaccattactcctcatcccgTCACTATACTGCCTCATAGAGTCaccgtctttcctgtaggtcctctttaggtactgaaaagctgctataaggtctccctggagccttctcttctccaggctgaacaaccccaaccctctctgcctgtcttcgtaggagaggtgctccagctctctcctGTGAAGAAGGTGGCAAGGCTACAAATACGTGTAGACAGTTGTTCTGTTTCACCTTAATCTCGATAAAATTATGTGCCAGTATTCCCTGACATTTGACTaagttttatttgaaatgtttgttTAACACTCCTTTTGTAAAGTGCTATAGAAAACTAATGAAAGGTGTGATTGGAAGCACAAAAATAGTTCTGAATTGTTTCAGTATAATacttatttcagttattttcatgGAAATAGATCTGTTTTAACTTAATACTAAAATATAtagtaaataatttattaagcTTGCATTGTGTAATTGGTAAAATAATGATGCGTTTCATATGGGAATAATactattgtggggtttttttagttgatACTCAGTGTTTTCTGGGATGTAGATAATTGAggcttttttcctgtgttttctagTACCAATGGTGTCAGCCCTAAGGTCCGCAAGGTGTTGCAGCTTCTTCGCCTGCGTCAGATTTTTAATGGCACGTTTGTAAAACTCAACAAAGCTTCTATCAACATGTTGCGGATTGTTGAACCCTATATTGCATGGGGGTGAGTGAAATGGCCAGTTTTAGCAAATCCAGTTGAAAACATTGAGTGTGTTTTGCTACACTAGACTTAGAGGTTTCCTTtgtgttaaaaatgtttttctatctTCTGTGTGCTTTCCCTACTTTGAATTGAAAACATGATTAAGGCAGCGCTTTAAAAGGCGATACTTGCTAGATATGATTGCATTCTCATATTAGTGTTGCTGGGAACTCGGTATGATTTGCTTCTCGGTTGCTTTTGTATTTACAGTTGGGATGTGCTGAAATGACCTGAAATTGTTTGTTATGGAAGTTTCATTTCGTGATGTTAACTTGGAATGTGGCTTGCAAagactcatttatttttatttttttttacttgactaTTTCAGTTATCCCAATCTGAAGTCTGTGCATGAGTTGATCTACAAGCGTGGTTATGGCAAGATCAACAAGCAGCGCATTGCTCTTACTGATAATTCCCTGATTGAGAAACGCCTTGGTAAATACTGCTCTgcgtaacaaaacaaaacaaaaaaccaacttgTTGCATTTGGATGGTTAATGCTAAGCTGGACAGCTATCCTCATTTGTGTCTGGAGAATAGTAGTGATTGGTTAATAATCTCTACTTCTGTTTTAATAGCTTAATACAAAGCAAGGTGGAAGTAACTTTCGTTATAAAGTATTGAACACCAGTGTAAAGAGTAAAATTTGAgcattttaaatttgtaattttaaatgtaaactcCTTGATCTTTAATGTGTCAGTAGATTTTTTCCGTAATGAAAAGGTGCTGCATCAGGAAAGAAGCTTATTGTACATAGTTTTAAACTTCCTGTCAGAAGAACTAGCTATTAAAAGCCGTTAGTGTGTTTAGTGAAAACAAAGCGTGGTGGTCAGCTGGGAGGAGATACACTGTTCTAGGAGGCTCCTCCTTTTCCAGTCATACCAGCATAAATACAGTGAATTTCCCTGAGCTACACATAACTAGGTTTTAAGTTTATTTAGCCTAGCTTTTCTTCAGAGAACACTATTTCCTAAGATTCACTAagtgggatttgggttttttttttattgttcgtCATTGCTGGCTACAAATATTCAACAGCCGAAACTGATTCCTGTTGTCAGATGTAACACCTAAATAATGTTGAGTTATCTGCAGCTAAtccattttaattgaaaaagacaGTCATTGGCTGTCGTGACAGAGTGGGTGCTTTCTGACTTCCCTCAGTTTATCAAAATTAGTAGGTATGACAATAATAACTTGATAATTTTTAGCTTCTCATTGACCAGTGGCTCTGTAGCccttctgaaaacatttctgaattttaggaaagttTGGCATCATCTGCATGGAAGATGTGATCCATGAAATTTACACTGTTGGCAAGAACTTCAAAGTTGTGAACAACTTCCTCTGGCCTTTCAAGTTATCCTCTCCTCGAGGTGGAATGAAGAAGAAAACGATCCACTTTGTGGAAGGTGGGGATGCTGGTAACAGGGAAGATCAGATCAACAGGCTCATAAGGAGAATGAACTAATGGTGAGATATTACCATCAGTTAATACTGTGCACTGTTCTCTCTCTGCTATGTAGGCCGCTGCCATTATTGGTTGAACTTTCATGTTTAATATATATTCAGTCATGCTTGGGTGATGCCTACAGTATTAAGCTACTCGGACAATACAgtgttctgattttatttttaagatcttaCTAAAACTAAAATGTTTGTGAAGAAATTAAATCTTAATTATAGCTAATATGTTTAGGAAGTATAAACATTTATCGATAACTTATTTTGAATTTACCAATAACTTGTTTTAAAACCTTATTTGGGTTTTATGATGGGAAGAGCTGAGATCTTGGTTAAAATTTTCAGCCCTTATAAATGAATTCTCAGTATGATCAAAGTCTTGTGATTGCAAGTGCAGTGTTTTTTCAGATTGTCTGATTTCTGCTATAAAAGCCTGTTTAGGATTGTGGAAACCAAATTATCAATTTAGACCATTTTAACATTAACATGACCAAGATGGTAACTCTGAAAGACTGCTTTGCCCATTTGAATAGTCCATCCTTTAGAAATGGGAAACTTTATTAGCACTTAAAGCAGTTTGTCAGTGACAGCTGTGCCCTGAAGTTAGTATCTTAGTTCAGACAATCTGTTTTATCATCTGTTGTAGTTactctgctgtttctgctttgaTGAGAAGTCTCTGCCATTTAAAGCCAAAACTGTTTTTTCAGAGTTGTTGTACTTCCCATtgcatttttcaccttttttacaCACTAAACTAGCTTTGGTGTTGCCTGTATCTTCTTTTCAATCAAGGATAAATGCCTTTTTGGTATGATAAATATGCCGGAATTTTAGAAAACTTCATTGTGTTAGGGTGCTTGGAAAGAATAATAGGCAAAACCCAGTTTTCCCCAAACTGATTCCTTCAAAGACAAgaagggttttttggtttgtctgtttcgggttttttgttgggtttatttttttctgggtttttttttttttttttaagtaatcatATGTGTGCTTTACATAGGAATTCCTAACTTTCAGAGGGTTGGTTCATAAAAAAAATAGTGAGTAGTGATGTGACTTTATGAACTTTCTGGAGGGAgagaagtctctttttttttttttttttttttttttaaaccttgtaaaaatgtgtttatagcCAAGAAGGCAGAGTAAGTTGAGCTCGTGGAGCTCTGCTGTCTGTCCAAGGAGCTAAAGGAGACCTATGAAATATCTTTCCATTTGACTGacagctttattttcttgaaGCTTTTTTGTAGGCTGTTCTTCCTCAGTTTCCACTCCTCCAAACTTCTTGCATGTTGCTGTGTTGTCTTCAGCTGTGAAGCAGCGGAGTTTTAAAGCACTGGCATGTGGAAACATGCACTTGGAAAATCATTGCATACCGAGGACAGTGTTCTAAAGCTTTTTAGCCCAGCTATGGGAAGAAGTGGTTAACTTTCAGGAGCAAAATTGCTGTAATGTTTGGTGCCTGGGGTGATGTTATATTATACTAGCATTCTTGTAGAAATTTTGCTGCTCATGGCACAAACTGTTACAGGTTCAGTACTGGCAGATGTTCTCCTTAAGTTAGTGCATAAGGCTTCATAACCAAGATTAAACAGAACTACTTTTACTTTATGCTCCAATCTGGTTTCTGAGCATAAGATGGAAACTgctgtttttaattgaaaacctgCAGCTTTGCTGTCAGTGTAGATCCTTTCTCCTCCATCTTCACTGACAAACATTAGAAGCATACTGGTGGTCTTGAGTTTTCAGGAGCCATCCTACAGAAGAGAAGCTTCCAGTTCACTGTTGCAGTGGCTATAAATGCCTGTGAGGAGTTGTATATTGGCAGAGAAACTAGGAGTATTCAGCTGGTTGCTCATGTTTTTCATGGGACTTCTAGCTCAGCATCCCATGTAGGTAGCAGACGTCAGGACTTTACTCCATCTTTCAGTTTAGGAATTGACCTTCTAGTTTCTTATTTTATGCTTATAAGCAGTTAAGTTATTCTGCTTGGACTTCAAACAAACCTCTGGTGTAAAGCTAAAATAACTGATTGTTCTCACCTCCTGcactttttatttctcctgttttcctaCTGCTCTGAATAGAGTGCATGTTTAAACTGCAAGTAACCTACGTGTAGAAAATAGAATAATGTTGAAGTTTCTGCTGAAGTAATGGGCTACTAGAGCAGTGAGTTCAGGTGAGATATTGGCAGTACTCTTAAGTCCTGTCATTCTGAAGGGCTTTGTATCTGAAGATTAATATTTATTCCTCTTCCCTATATATAGAAGGTTTCCTgccatttgtctttatttcttatTACTTAAGTGGTAATCTCAAAtaaattttggaaaagaaaaaaagacttccaGTACCGATTCCTTCATGTATAGATTGGGGGAAAAGAGCATAGTACTCAATATTGCATTTTGACAATTCAGTATTGGCAAAATACTGAATTTCATTAGCTCTCAAGCAAATTTTACAGGAACTGTAAAACTGGTCTCAAGTCTTCTTTTTGCTCTCATTTTTGTAAACAGTCCCTGAAATGTGCTGAAAATAGAGTTACTACAGCAAAAGTTAGAATGTGCACAATGGCTCAGTATGTCTTTAAACGTGAAGCTTTCCCCAATACACTTTTAGACAAATAGGAAAATAGGTGCCAATAGTTCAATGTAGAAATGTTTATCCTGTTAAATCGCACTTTAAATCTGTGTTTTGAGTAAAGAGATGTTAATATAGAAGCTAATTATTGTGTGCAAGACTACTGAAGTCTTAAATCTGGTGAAGTAAAATATTAGTATTTGCAACCCAAATAATAAACTGCAGGAATATATTAATTCTTTGGGTGGCCAAAGTTTCAGATCTACACCTAGctaatgatacttttttttttttcctctttcagattcAGATGCTCAGCTGCAATCTTTCAAACTCTGGTCTGGTAATAAAGCCGTCTTGCACAAAACAGTGTGTCATCTCAATTGGTCTCTTTGGGGTCCTCTTCTCTAGTGGTGGTGGTTGTCAAGTTAACTTTGGAGTAACCTGTTTGAAAGACCCATGTATAGTTTGAATTAGCAGCATATATATAACACTGTTTCACCTTCAGTTGGAGGAAGAACGTTTGGAAGGATTCGTGCAGGTAGCAGATTAGTTTTTGAGTGGCAATAATTATTCGGTTTTGTTGTGATTAAAGGGACagtaaatgagaaactgagctgtATGCTGTTGAATGACAGGATTCCAACTCAGTTGTAGCGCACCAGAAAGCTGTGTGAGGAGATTTTTCTGTGTAAAGAAGAGATAAGGGTAAATTGGTTCTTAACATTTTAAGATCCTCATTTGAAAATCGTAATAATTACTTCCAGCTCTGAACACCTTCAGGTACTTTTTACCAAAGGAAACATGAAATACTTCACAAAATAGCAAATTGTTTTCCACATTCTAGATAACTACTCAGCTCTGCGTAATTTGTTTGCAGTGTTCTATTTCAGATACTTATAGAAGTGGAGACCACAGGATTCATGAGGATGTGAACAGTTGTTGATAACGTGTAGGTCTAGCAGAGCACAGATTAGAAGCCCAGGGACTGGTAAAATGCGTAACTCAGCTTACCTTCAGATTGACGACTTGTCTTGCGAGCACTTCACTGAAGGAGCCTTAGCCTGCCGAGACATTTGGCACAATAGATCAAGTCACATCTGCTCTGACTGAAATGCCTTTCTCTGTAACAGGCAAGCTGTGTTTACATACGTCACCAGCTTCACCATTTAAAAATCACTggcattgattattttttttccaatttgtacAAAAGCTTATTTCTGGACTTTagtttaaaacaactttttaacaGCGATGCTAGTTTATTAAAGCTTTTCAAAaactagttttgtttttaaataactcaGGAAATTATGATAATGGCTTAATGGAAAATTGTTGTGTGCTTTTGTTTGTTCATGGGTTAGGACATTGGCAAAAGAGCCGAGTGTCAGATTGGTCCATATTTCCAGAGTTCTGAAACCTAAAGTGGCAATTCCCCTATTGTACATTGAGCTCCAAAATCTAGTAACACAGCTTCTTATGTGTAAATATGAAAGTACCAACACCTTTGTCCATTCAAGCTAATAACTGCACTAAATCAGAAGAGCTTAGCAGTTCTTTACAGCTGTTCAGTGCAAGTAATTAGACTACTGATACATGCTTGAAAAGGGTTTAATGAGTGAATGAGGTGAAAACCATAAACGTACTTCATTTGTTAGGCATCTTTGTAAAGTGATAAGCAGTAtgattttcaaggaaaaagaatttttcataaagttgctggatggaaaggaaaaaaaatcctatggtGAAAATTATAATAATCACTTTGCACTATTAATGGGAAACCTCAGTTCCTGATCTTGTAAGAGTACAATCTgactcttttcagtttaaaaccaccaGTGGGCAATGAAATTCAGATATCAGGGGGACGTACGTGAGGAGAGTTTTGTTGACTTAAGTatcctggtttggttttttttccattggtaGAGTTCTTCCATTACTTTGCTACAAGGTTTTCGGTTATTGGTTCATACACATGTTCTAGTATATTCTTAACAGAAAAGCATGTTGTGTATAATGAAGCCGTGCAAATGGATAGCAAACTTTCTATGGTAGGTATAGAGAATAAAAGATTAACTCATGAAGGTAATTAGTGCTTAGGATCTTTTTTTATCTGATAAGGATGCCCCAAAAGTCATAGATTCTGTTTAAAGGAATACATGCACTAAAGTGTTAGTGAGGAgaatttaatttggttttcatGGTACTTGTCTTACCTGCCTCTGAAATACTTTCAGATAACAGCTGCAAGATGTTAATACATAGTGTGCCAACTAATATTGAAGTGTAGCTGTGTTTAAGCTGGTAATTCTGCGTAGTTGGTCACCTTCTATACTAAACATAGCTTTCAGGGTTTGCTCTTCACAGTCGCACACGCTCTTCACAGTCGCACACGCTCTTCACAGTCGCACACGCTCTTCAGGCGTGTCCCATAGTAGGCAATTACAGAAACAGCTCATGATCTGATAGTTAGGGTCAAAATTTGCACTGGAAAAGAGGCACGATCCATTTATTCAATAAATGAATAGTACATTCTGGAGCATTTATGAGGTAATTTGAGTTAAAAATGTACTGATGAAGACAATCAGTTGGTCTCTAAACAATAAATAATGCAGATCCTTTGTCAACATTCTATGATAAAGTTCAGGTTTTTGCAAACATGCTGTTATTTTCTTACTGTCCATAACTGCCAGCTGCTGACACATGCTGGAACAAAATTTCTATGAACTCTTATCCTCTTTCAGAATGAccaacatcttcctttttttcctcagaactGCAGCCAGAAGCTTTACCTAATAGCTATTGGAGAAGCAACAGGAGATGCTTTGAAACGCTAACAAGTTTTCAGGCATGCTAAGGTTTATAGGCTTTACAGTTAATTGGGATTCCGGTTTTTTGCTCATACAGCCTGTTTCACTGTCACCAAGTGTAAAGTCATACATCTGGAAAGGGAATGGGAGCCTATCCCAAGAGTCAGTGTTTTGAGAGAAAGTTAGGAGACGTGATGGATGGTCAGCTGAGCTGAACATAAGCTCCCACTTGGCCAAATGCAATTCTTGGATGCATTAAAAAGGGAATATCAAATGGTATGGGGGAGGTAATACTACTTTTGTTCCAGTAGTGCTTACACTAGTGCCAAATGCAGTATCCAGTTCTCGTGCCAAAAATCAAGCACATGCCTTATAATACTCAGAGAGCGTAACTTACTCAGTTTAAAGGCAGACATGGTTACGAAATGAGTATCTACCTATAATTACCTCTGTGGAGAAATGTAGTTTGATAATAGAGAATTCTTTGATCTAAGAAAGCTATAATAGGATGAAGTGTCTTGAAATTGAAGCCAGATAAATTTTGGCTTTAAGCAAACAATTTTAATAGAAGATAATTAGACACTGGAATATTTAACCAGTGGTGTGCCAGATTCTTTGTCAGTGGTCATTTCTAAattgaggtttggggttttttcttcctttaaagcaTATGCTGTACTGTGTGAGAGATTTGTTGAGGGCAGTTCTGGAGCCTCTGTAACTCAGCAGAAGTTACTACATGCAGGCGCTTCAGGTACGCCTTGTTTAAAGACATCTGGCCACCCAGAGTGAAATTGAGAATGGTGTTGGTGGGTGTTACGTGTTTCACAAGGGAACTTGGACTGATGCAGCACACGAAATGGCAAGTCACCTAACCTTAGCAGAAAAAGTGCTCAGGTAGAGGGATGGTAGGACTTCACACACCTTTTGTGGACTTCGCTGCTTCTGCCTGTTTGGCATCTGGATCTCAGCTCTCCTGAGGACTGGGACCCATGTGTTTTTTGGATAATTAGGTAGGGCTTACTGTCAGTTCTGAGCAAAGTGGTATCCGTGCTTTGCACAACTGGTTTGCTCATGCCTAGGGAGCTGGATGCACGGGTTTTGTTCAAACTGTTCCTTTCATCTCGCGTTTCCCGAAGACTCTCCTTTTCACAGAACTGTAGGTGAGAAAATCTCTGCATGTTGCTCCTTACTGAAGCTGTGCCAAAGTCTAAGGCAGGGAGAAGATCCCGATTTTAGTTTAGATTAGGAAACTGCAGAGCAGACAGGGAATAGGAATCTGAAAACAGTTGAGCttagaagcaaacaaaattttaatttcccaaaTCCCAGTCAAAATGTTCGGCTCAACTAGTTTCATTAGCTGTTAAGTTACAGTGGTAATTTCTTTGTCTTCAGGGATCTTTTAACGTGATTGTGCCAGTTCTCTTTGGTGAAGTTCACATTCTTCTTTGCATACTTGTTTTTCCTAAAAGCTTTTGTACCATACCAGACTACTGCAGGCATCTAGGATGCCAAAAATATTTTCGCCCTGCCTAATTATGGGTTTAGATGTGAGGAGGCTCTTACATGGTGCGGTTTTTCGTGACTGAAGAGTCTGAAAAATCAAGTACTAAGCTCATGAATTGCAAGTGCTAGGAAAGAACAAGGACACtcagaaacagttttctgcacaaagcGCCCATCATTTTCCAGTCTGTATGTAAGTGATCACACCAGCTTTATCCATGATTGTTTTCAGGTAACTTCTTGTTTGAAGTACTTGTGACCTTGGTCATactgcaaataaaagcaaatttttaaagttcagagctgaattatttttccaaagataaaaaaactccacaaaagcAGTTTTTTTATCTGCTAAGTATTTCTTCATGCTCATTGCGCCAAATatcttttattatgaaataagTAGGTGCTTGGTTGGAGGAAGATGAGAAATGAGGGAGTGTACAGTCGTAGGGCCGTGGGGTGTATGTGGGGAATAAGCCACATGCAAAGTAAAATCTAGGgtagaggaggggaagggagcagcGGGAGGTGTAAGCAGCAGTGTTACTCTTCACTTGCTTAGCACTGTCTTGGCAGCGCAGAGAGGCTGTAAATCCAGTTTCACTAGCCATCATGCCACATGCTTTGTATGCTTCCTGTCCCTGGTTCCTCTAGGCAGCCAGAGGGGTTCTGTACCATTTAACTAGGCTTTGGAGTCTGGCTGGAGCGCTGGCTGTCGGTGGGTGAACGTGTGCTGCCCAGGCCCTGCAGCCGCCTCAGGGACATTTCCACTCCCGCTGCACTTTGTTAGGAGCGATGCGAGGATTTCCACACTCCGACATATCTGATGGTGTCTGTTTATCCACaattttatgctcttttttttttttattgcacaatAAAATCAAGTTGAAGTTTTCAAGTCCGGATGACCCTGAATATCTCATGTATAGAATATCACAGTAGTACCTAATAATTTCAGCACGATGCATGTTTAAATTTTTGATAGTAATACTGTATATCACACATCATTATAATGAGGCCTCCaagatagaaaaaaataagacataGTGAGTCAAGGCAAGTAGGAAAATGGGATTCAAAGAAGGCTCTAAGCATCTCTAGTTTTAGTTTGAGAAAcagatagactttttttttttgtttaacttcttTTGCCAGGTATTATTTAACGCATCTGGACTGTAAGAGAATAAGTTTAGTAGATTTAATACTGGCGCTTTTTTGTGCCAATCCTGATTTTATAATTTTAACAACCTTTTcttaacctgatttttttttctttgctattccCTCCTActactgaaatacatttttgtgaaagtagaaagaaaaattggCTGAAGCTTTTCTTTATACAAATGGTCTACTAATATACAGACATCCGCCCTTATGAGAGAGGCCATCGGGATTGTAAGCAGCATAGTGGGTGAGGGGTTTAGTTGGTTTTAGTTAGGCATAGGAAGTGTTAATTATGTGTTAAGAGGAAATGAGAGTAATTATGTACTAGTGTCTGGCTCTATAAGATTCTTTACTCTAGAAGACTAAAGCAGCCAGGGTGTAaatgttgcatttatttataaCCCAAAGTGTTGAAGGTGAGGGAGGTTTAGCTCTGACTTGAGTACAGTCTTAACTGGTAGATGAtgttacttttattattattctggTTTAGTTTTGATGATTGCTTTGTCAGTTTAGAGCCCGGTGGTTCTTTGAAGCTTCTGCATGATCTTTGCTGGTTTACTTCTCGTGGCTATCTCTGAAACTTTTGCGCTCAAGTAAGTGTTTTGAGGACATGGAACTTGGTAGACAAAAgtcttagaaaaaaaccccacaacactcCTTTaatcctttatttgcttttacttaCTGTATAAAACTAAAATTTAGCTGGCTCAATGTAGAATGAAGTGAATGAATGACTCCAGGGAATATGTATTTTCAACAGTACTTCCAGGCTAGCTTGTTTCCAGTACCTTGTGAAGAAGGACTGAGTTAATTGCCTTCTAGCCTCTCTGTCCTAACATCTGGCTTTCTGCTGTCAATGGTGTTCATTTTTACTCTCTTGGATTGCAATCCCTGCCTTTCCCAAATGAGGGCTAAACATTTCTAACTACTGTTCTACAGCTTCCATTTCTTAAGTCTTTGTGTAACAGCATTCTTCTTAGCAGACTTTGAAGTATTTTCACTGCTAACATCAGTGCtacacttttctttctgctgggaGAACAGACTGACGCGAACAGGACTTGCCCAGGTTTACCTGGCAGACTGGTAGCCGAGCCAAGGCCTAGCCCgcaggaaggggaggggaagctaCAGCCTGGAAGGAAGCCTCTGAGCGGTGTCAGGGAGGCGGTGGCTGTGGCTGGGAATAGGGTTTGTGCCAGCCGGCGTGCTGTGACCAGGGAACGCTCTGAAGCCAGGTCGCTACACTCACAAATGGGGGGAGATGTACCTGAGAAACTAGTTACAAAACTGTGATTGCTGTctccctccccacagctccccagctgAGCTATccttgcaggcagggctgggact of Rissa tridactyla isolate bRisTri1 chromosome 2, bRisTri1.patW.cur.20221130, whole genome shotgun sequence contains these proteins:
- the RPL7 gene encoding 60S ribosomal protein L7; translated protein: MAEKEAKKVPSVPESLLKKRQAYAAMKAKRQKKILAIKKYRKTQRKLIYARAQAYHKEYRHMYRQEIRMARMARKAGNYYVPAEPKLAFVIRIRGTNGVSPKVRKVLQLLRLRQIFNGTFVKLNKASINMLRIVEPYIAWGYPNLKSVHELIYKRGYGKINKQRIALTDNSLIEKRLGKFGIICMEDVIHEIYTVGKNFKVVNNFLWPFKLSSPRGGMKKKTIHFVEGGDAGNREDQINRLIRRMN